GCTGTGGTGCCGCGGTGACACCTGGGACTACTACCTGCCCGGGGTCGAGAACATCGTCGAGGGCGCCCGCCACGGCAGCTGGCAGACCTGGGCTCCCTACGAGGTCGGCGGGGCGCCGCTGGCATCGCTGCCCAACCATGCCGTCCTGAGCCCGGTCTCCTGGCCCTACTGGGTGATGCCGATGTGGCTGGCCCCGGCGTGGGCCAAGCTGACCGAGCTGGTGCTGGTGCTGGCCGGGATGACGCTCTTCCTCGGCCGCCTCGGCGTGCGTCGCAGCATCGCGCTGGTCGCCGGGCTGGTCTTCTTCACCTCCGGCTTCATGATGATGTGGACCAACTGGCCCCACACCAAGGTCGCCTGCCTGGTGCCGCTGCTGCTGTGGGCGCTGGACCGTGCCGTGCGCGAGCGCGGGGCACGCGACCTGGCCGCGGTCGGCCTGGTCGTCGCCGCGATGCTGCTCGGTGGGTTCCCGGCCGTGACGATGTTCGCGCTGACGCTGGGCGGGATCTATGTGGTCGTCCGGGCGCTGGCGTTGCGTGACGTGCGACGCACGCTGACCGCCGGCGCGATCGCCGCCGGCGGCGTGGGGCTCGGGGTCGCGCTCTCCGCCGTCCAGGTGCTCCCGTTCGCGCTCAACATGAGTGCTCTGGGCCTCGACGAGCGAGTGCCCAACGAGGTCAAGCCCGCCAGCCTCGTGCTGACCACCGTCGCACCCAACGCCTACGGCACCTGCGCGAGCGGTCTGTGGGCGGGCGAGGACAACCCGATCGAGTCGATCGCCTTCGTCGGCGTCGCCGCGCTCGTGCTGGTGCTGTGCGCCCTGGTCGTCCGGCTGCCCGGCGGTCGCCGCCCGGCGACGCCCGCACTGCTCGCGGTCGTGCTGGCCGCGGTCGTCTGGCTGCTGTGGATCGGCGGGCTGCCGCTCGACCTGCTGCAGAAGCTGCCCGGCTACAGCTCCAACAGCTTCGGCCGCGCGAACTCGATCTTCGGGTTCCTCTGCGCCGCCCTGGCCGGGATCGGGTTGGAGCGGCTGTTGCAGCGTGCCGAGCACGCCGAAGCCCATCGCACCGAGGCCGGCCACACCGAAGACGAGTCGGACGCGCCCGAGGGCGACTGGTCCTGGCGTCCACGGCAGGTGATGTCGCTGGTCGTCGTCGTGGTGGCGGCGGTGGCTGCGGCGTACTTCCTCCATGCGGCGTACGCCTTCATCAGCGACGCACCCCGACCGATCCCCGACGTGGCCGCGAAGCTGCGGGTGCCGGCGTTGCTGCTGGTGGTCTCGGCCCTCGCCGTCGCCACGACGTTGCTGCTGCGTGGCCGGCTGCGGCTGCTGGGTCCGCTGGTGCTCGTGCTGGCCGTGCTCGCGCAGAGCACGACGTTCGCGCGCGAGGTGCTTCCGCTCACCGACCGCTCCGACTTCTACCCGGTCACGCCCGCCCACAAGTTCCTGAAGAAGCATCTCGGCGAGGAGCGCTATGGCGCCTCGTCCTGGGAGCACTCCGCCGTCGCCGACCACTACCGGCTGCGTACGCCGACCGGTCACGAGTTCACCACGCCGGAGTGGAAGTCGCTGATCGCCGCGGTCAACCCCGACGCCCAGCTCTCGCCCACCTACAGCGACTTCCCCGCCAACATCCCGACCCCGGGTCGCCAGCCCGTGCTCGACCAGCTCTCCGTGCGCTACTGGGTCACCCAGCCGCTGGAGGTGATCGGTGCCGTCGAGCGGCCGCAGGTGCCGGCCTCGCGGCGCGAGGGTCTGCGCGTGGAGCCGGGCGAGAAGGCGAGCTGTCAGGTGCCGCGAGGCAACCTGCGCGGCGTCGAGGTCACCGTTCCGGACGGGCTGAAACCGCGTACGCAGGAGCCGGCCGTGGTGCGGGTGAGCGTCGGCACAGGCGCCGACACGATCACCTCCGAGCGCGCCGTGACCCGCCCGCTCAAGCCCGGCGAGAGGCTGCGGGTCGCGGTGCCCGACCACCGCTTCACCTCCGGCCCGGTGCCGGTCACGATCACGGTCGACGGGAAGCGGAAGCCGGTCCAACTGGCCGGCCGCACCGACGGGTCCGCGGTCTGCTCGGCCGTCCGGCCGGAGAAGGGCGACGGGCTCCGGGTCGTGCACGCCTCCGCCGGCGCCGTCGTCTACGAGCGCGCGAGCGCACTGCCCCGCATCCGCTGGGCCGGCACCAGCGAGGTCGTGGCCGACGGTCCGACCCGCGTGCAGCGGCTGCGCGACGGCGTCGCCCCCGGCACCGTGCTCCTCGACGACGACTCGACCCCGGCCGTCTCCGGCTCCACCGCCCAGGTCGACGTACGCCGCGACGAGCCCGAGAGCATCTCCGCCGAGGTCACCGCCCGCGGCTCCGGCTACCTCGTCGTCGCCGACTCGATCGCCCGCCCGGGCTGGTCGGCCACCGTCGACGGCCGTGAGGTCCCGATCGTCCCCGGCAACCACGCCTTCGCCGCCGTGCCGGTGCCCGACGGCGCGCACACCGTCACCCTGACCTACGACGCCCCCGGGCTGCGTACGGGCGCCTGGGTCTCGCTCCTCGGCGCGCTGGTGACGCTCGGGCTGCTGA
The sequence above is drawn from the Nocardioides albertanoniae genome and encodes:
- a CDS encoding YfhO family protein; amino-acid sequence: MTASDRWRSGAVVALLVVFVAVTFGPALVGHGMLLDTGWLHAMMPYAASGPIPDGTLWCRGDTWDYYLPGVENIVEGARHGSWQTWAPYEVGGAPLASLPNHAVLSPVSWPYWVMPMWLAPAWAKLTELVLVLAGMTLFLGRLGVRRSIALVAGLVFFTSGFMMMWTNWPHTKVACLVPLLLWALDRAVRERGARDLAAVGLVVAAMLLGGFPAVTMFALTLGGIYVVVRALALRDVRRTLTAGAIAAGGVGLGVALSAVQVLPFALNMSALGLDERVPNEVKPASLVLTTVAPNAYGTCASGLWAGEDNPIESIAFVGVAALVLVLCALVVRLPGGRRPATPALLAVVLAAVVWLLWIGGLPLDLLQKLPGYSSNSFGRANSIFGFLCAALAGIGLERLLQRAEHAEAHRTEAGHTEDESDAPEGDWSWRPRQVMSLVVVVVAAVAAAYFLHAAYAFISDAPRPIPDVAAKLRVPALLLVVSALAVATTLLLRGRLRLLGPLVLVLAVLAQSTTFAREVLPLTDRSDFYPVTPAHKFLKKHLGEERYGASSWEHSAVADHYRLRTPTGHEFTTPEWKSLIAAVNPDAQLSPTYSDFPANIPTPGRQPVLDQLSVRYWVTQPLEVIGAVERPQVPASRREGLRVEPGEKASCQVPRGNLRGVEVTVPDGLKPRTQEPAVVRVSVGTGADTITSERAVTRPLKPGERLRVAVPDHRFTSGPVPVTITVDGKRKPVQLAGRTDGSAVCSAVRPEKGDGLRVVHASAGAVVYERASALPRIRWAGTSEVVADGPTRVQRLRDGVAPGTVLLDDDSTPAVSGSTAQVDVRRDEPESISAEVTARGSGYLVVADSIARPGWSATVDGREVPIVPGNHAFAAVPVPDGAHTVTLTYDAPGLRTGAWVSLLGALVTLGLLIAPRVLSRVRRGRAT